The Silene latifolia isolate original U9 population chromosome X, ASM4854445v1, whole genome shotgun sequence genome contains the following window.
AGAGCATGCCACGTTAAGTAAAGTTGTTTATAAGGACAACCATCATACTTTGATAATTAATGTTCATTACTAACTGCATATATATGTAcataatctatacaatctaaCTAAAAGGCTAACTAAAATAATGTGACATGGAAATTTAAATGTGATATGGCAACTTTAAATATGACAtggcgaattaatgtgacatgaattatcaatttattattacatgacattgaTTAAATTCACTTATCTATAAatctataaataaaataaaaattcaaGGCAAAAGTATCTCATTTCACCATTTACTTTTAAGAGAAGTCTACCAAGCCACATAATTATTTCCTAtttaaaaggaaaaaaagaaaaaataatgaaACATTAAATGCAAATATCATAACAAACAATAAATTTTGGTCTTTTCAATttctaaataaattaaacaacaattaaaaagcaaaattcatactaaattttaattttgatgtttattgttattagaatattttaagcaacaaataaatatcacataattctaattttaCGCTCTTTATAAAATAATACCCCCTCCAtaccaatccaaaggtaacatggtAAAAATTGGGGAAACcaagaaaagagggtaaaagtGGGGGCAAAAGAGGAAAGCAGGTTGAAAATGCTAAAATATACACAAGGACAATTAACATTAAGTAGAAAGTTAATCAATCCCATAAACAAACTACCCACTTGCATAAACACTACACCAACAGCCTAAGTGTGTGGgaatttttgcccaaaattttgattttggcgCCATTCCTTTTTAAACATACCACACTACACTATTACATCACATATTACAACACATATCACACCTTTAATCTAAGATTACACCTATACATTAGGGCAAAACTACACAATAACCAGCATCTCTATTTTTACTCCCTATCTTCATCATCTTTTTGACCACCAAAAACCATCATCCTTTTTATTTAACCtgaaaaaaaccaacaaaacagtCAGTAGAACAAAACAACATTAGTAATGGGAAAAACCAACTTAACAATTGATGAAAAGGATGAAATAGCTCATTTTTTGTTGTCTAACTCAGCCAAAGGTGTCCCTTTTAAGGGAAAAATTTCTGAAGCGGCAGCTAAATGGTCCGTCACTCGGAAGACGGTTTGGTTATGGTGGAGTAGAGCGAAAGAGAAGATCTTAGCAGAGAAAGCAATCCACTTACCATCACATCGGTTGGGCAACACAAATAAACCAAAAGTGCCTATCAATATTGAGATGATAAAGAGCTTGTCATTCAAGAACCGTTCTTCAATTcataaaataacaaaaaaattgaaagttGGACATGGTACGGTCCAACGTTGGGTCGAAAAAGGTGAATTAAAAAGACATAGCAACCCAATACACCCAGCCTTGACAGATTCAAACAAAATGCAAAGGCTTTTATTTTCACTTGCCTCAATTTATGTAGACATTGGTCAAAATCTCATCAAATTCAAAGATATGTCATGTTAAATTCACATTGACGATAAGTGGTTTTACCTAACAACAACGACGAATACTTACTATATTGTTCCAGGTGAAGAGGAACCATATCGTTGATACTAATCAAAGAGGTACATAACCAAAATCATGTTCATGTGTGCTGTGGCCAGGCCAGTTTATGGAGAAAATGGTGACCTTCTTATTGACGGGAAAATAGGAGTATGGCCTTTCATTGAACATGTGCCAGCAGCAAGGAAATCTAAACATTGGGAGGTAGGCACAATAGTGACAAAAGCAGTTGAATCCATTATAAGACAAGTTACAAAAGATTGCATCATTCAGAAAATAATTCCAGCAATCAAGGCAAAGTGGCTTGCTAATGCAAGTAAGACCATATTCATTCAACAAGATAATGCAAGACCAGATATTTCTGACCTTGACCCAGATTTTAGGACTGCTGTCACCTCAGATGGTTTTGATATTCACCTAGTTTTTCAACCACCTAATAGTCGTGATTTGAACATAAATGATTTAGAATTTTTTAGGTCTTTACAAACACTTCAGAATGATGAAGTTGCCTCTACAGTCTACAGTTGATGAATTAGTGAATAATGTTATGACAGCTTTTATAGATCATGAATCAATGAAGCTGAACTTCAATTATCTTACTCTACAATCAGTCATGGTGGAAATCATGAAATGTAGGGGACACAATGACTTCAAGATTCCTCATATGAGCAAGGAGTCACTATTGAGACAGGGAATACTTCTAACAAATCTCACAATTGATGCACAATTAGTGAGGGAATGTTTAGAATATTTGGATGCAAATGGGAATGGCAGTGCTCCGAACGAGCTAAGAGAGGGAGTAACTCAATTATTTACGGTACATGAAAATCATCCAGGGGAAGGGGAGATGCTTCAGATGATTGAAGCAACAGAAGTGGATGATGTATGGGATCTGTTTTGGTTTGATGTTTAGGTAGGAAACATTATCAGAACAA
Protein-coding sequences here:
- the LOC141620210 gene encoding uncharacterized protein LOC141620210, producing MFMCAVARPVYGENGDLLIDGKIGVWPFIEHVPAARKSKHWEVGTIVTKAVESIIRQVTKDCIIQKIIPAIKAKWLANASKTIFIQQDNARPDISDLDPDFRTAVTSDGLYKHFRMMKLPLQSTVDELVNNVMTAFIDHESMKLNFNYLTLQSVMVEIMKCRGHNDFKIPHMSKESLLRQGILLTNLTIDAQLVRECLEYLDANGNGSAPNELREGVTQLFTVHENHPGEGEMLQMIEATEVDDVWDLFWFDV